Within Oncorhynchus tshawytscha isolate Ot180627B unplaced genomic scaffold, Otsh_v2.0 Un_contig_9179_pilon_pilon, whole genome shotgun sequence, the genomic segment tgtgtgtgtgtgtgtgtgtgtgtgtctgcgtgtctgcgtgtgttctccctctctctgcttcaaTCCACAAAGGCAACCTCAGCAGTCTTGTCTGGCCCTCACATTCCACCAAGCAAAGCACACGTCAAAATCATTCCACGGAGGGTCGAGTGTCAGccggttttcgctcctcccttgtacttaactgatgaattaaggtcactgatttaGTAAGGAAAtccctggttgtctaggtcttaattgaaaggaaaaaccccaaaaaccagcagacactaggccatTCATGGAATGAAGTTTAACAGACCTTGATACGAAGGAAGAAAAGCTTTTGCCTAATTCCATCTACATCACTTTTAATTGTGACTGTGAATACTAATTCACTCAGCCACACACCAGTCCAATCATCAGAGCAGCATCACTAATACTGACTGTCAACCCAGTTCGAAGGTCAGAATGGATGTCACTGGTAAGTGGGGACAAGTGAGATGTCTGTCCTGTCCCCACATGGCCAATGTTGAGTCACCACGGGGACTTCAATTTAAAGGGATTGTCCTGGGGTTGGTCCACGGGGACTTCAATTTAAAGGGATTGTCCTGATCCACAATCATTTCAATTTAAAGGGATTGTCCTGGGGTTGATCCACAATCATTTCAATTTAAAGGGGGTTGATCCACAATCATTTCAATTTAAAGGGATTGTCCTGGGGTTGATCCACAGTCACTTCATCTTAAAGGGATTGTCCTGGGGTGGATCCACATCTTTATATCCTCCATAACCTAGAGCTACATCTCTACTGGCACAGCCCATATCCTGATGACCCCTAGGGACACTCCCAGAGCTGATCCTGCTACAGGGTTGATGGGTGGGTCACACAAGCTGGTACGCCCCACACCGGTAGACTCCACACCAGTAGGCCCCACACCAGTAGGCCCCACACCGGTAGGCCCCACACCGGTAGGCCCCACATCGGTAGGCCCCACACCGGTAGGCCCCACACCGGTAGGCCCCACACCGGTAGACCCCACACCGGTGGGCCCCACACCGGTAGACCCCACACCGGTAGGCCCCACACCGGTAGACCCCACACCGGTAGGCCCCACACCGGTAGGCCCCACACCGGTAGACCCCACACCGGTAGGCCCCACACCGGTAGGCCCCACACCGGTAGGCCCCACACCGGTAGACCCCACACCGGTAGACCCCACACCGGTAGACCCCACACCGGTAGACCCCACACCGGTAGGCCCCACACCGGTAGGCATCACACCGGTACGGCCCCACACCGGTACGCCCCACACCGGTAGGCCCCACACCGGTAGGCATCACACCGGTACGCCCCACACCGGTACGCCCCACACCGGTACGCCCACACCGGTACGCCCCACACCCGCCCACACCGGTACGCCCCACACCGGTACGCCCCCACACCAGTAGACCCCACTTTCTCACATCCTCGGAGAGCAGGATGTGAACTTATATTCGCCGTCTTTTCCTTCCCGTTTTCTAAAGCAGAATGTTGCGTCTCTCTTATGGTCGCCTGCGTCATAAACGCAGGTAGACCTACGTCGTGATGTTCACGTCTTGTGTACACGTCAATAACTTATGGACGATGTACAAttccaccatcattaccatctcTAAAATCCCACATTGTGGGAGAATAACCCAAAGCATTCTGACTGCCTGTTGTTGTgtgaccaaatggcaccctgttcccgttatagggtgccatagggctttggtcaaaagaggtgcactatatagggaatagggctccatttggTACTTAAACATCGAGATTGTGCCAGATTCTCTAGTCTGCCCTCCATACATGCCTAGTCACAGTAGTAACCAAGCAACCAGCTCCTTTTATGATGGCTGCCTTGACTGAAGGCCTACAGTCTTCAGGTTTTAACTGTGGCGCTATGTTGGTGGTCAGAATCTCTGCCTTAATGCAGGCTGGGTTGGAACCTGTCTTGATGTAGGATGTTCAGCtgctgtgacagacagacagacagacagacagacagacagacagacagacagacagacagacagacagacagacagacagacagacagacagacagacagacagacagacagacagacagacagacagacagacagacagacagacagacagacagacagacagacactatctCGTGATACCGTCATCTCCTCATAAAATAATGTCTGCGTCCTCCTGAAGATTTATTACAGATTCCTGGCTGGCGCTATGTTCAtcaatacacagacagacacacacacacacacacagacacagacacagacacacacacacacacacagacttgcgCGTCTCTGTAAGTGTGTGGATTTCATGTATATTTTCACTCAGTTAGCATCCTAGGCTCAAGGGATTTCTGTGTTTTAAACCTTTTTCGTAAATTACAATTCCCTCAACAAGGCTCAAAGTCCGGTATGGTGATCCttgaatagtgtgtgtgtataatatgttGAGCCTGAAGTTTAATATGAATAGTGCTTATAGCTTTATCAGTTATAATGGCTTACAGTCACAGTCCTGAAGTCAGAGGAACTTTACACAGGGACTTAACACAGGGACTTTACACAGGGACTTTACACAGGGACTTTACACAGGGACTTTACACAGGGACTTTACACAGGAACTTTACACAGGGACTTTACACAGGAACTTTACACAGGAACTTTACATAGTACCTTTACACAGGGACTTTACACAGGGACTTTACACAGGAACTTTACACAGGGACTTTACACAGGGACTTTACACAGGGACTTTACACAGGGACTTTACACAGGAACTTTACACAGGGACTTTACACAGGAACTTTACGGAACTTTACATAGTACCTTTACACAGGAACTTTACACAGGGACTTTACACAGGAACTTTACAGGGACTTTACACAGGGACTTTACACAGGAACTTTACACAGGAACTTTACATAATTACCTTTACACAGGAACTTTACATGTAACCAGCCAGgatacagtacctttacacagtacctttacacagtacctttacatgtaaccagccaggacacagtacctttacacagtacctttacacagtacctctACATGTAACCAGCCAGgatacagtacctttacacagtacctttacacagtacctctACATGTAACCAGCCAGgatacagtacctttacacagtacctttacacagtacctttacacagtacctttacacagtacctttacacagtacctttacacagtacctttacacagtacctctACATGTAACCAGCCAGgatacagtacctttacacagtacctttacacagtacctctacatgtaaccagccaggacacagtacctttacacagtacctttacacagtacctttacacagtacctttacatgtaaccagccaggacacagtacctttacacagtacctttacacagtacctttacatgtaaccagccaggacacagtacctttacacagtacctttacacagtacctctACATGTAACCAGCCAGgatacagtacctttacacagtacctttacacagtacctttacacagtacctttacacagtacctttacacagtacctttacatgTTACTAGCCAGgatacagtacctttacacagtacctttacacagtacctttacacagtacctttacacagtacctttacacagtacctttacatgTTACTAGCCAGgatacagtacctttacacagtacctttacacagtacctttacacagtacctttacacagtacctctacatgtaaccagccaggacacagtacctttacacagtacctttacacagtacctttacacagtacctttacatgTAACCAGCCAGgatacagtacctttacacagtacctttacacagtacctttacacagtacctttacacagtacctttacacagtacctttacatgTAACCAGCCAgggtacctttacacagtacctttacacagtacctttacacagtacctttacacagtacctttacatgTTACTAGCCAGgatacagtacctttacacagtacctttacacagtacctttacacagtacctttacacagtacctttacacagtacctctacatgtaaccagccaggacacagtacctttacacagtacctttacacagtacctttacacagtacctttacatgTAACCTCTACATGgaacagtacctttacacagtacctttacacagtacctttacacagtacctttacacagtacctttacacagtacctttacacagtacctttatacagtacctttacacagtacctttacacagtacctttacacagtacctttacatgTTACTAGCCAGGTTATTTTACagcggggctatacatttggggtTTTTTTCTTCTCCTCATCATTCCTGTCAAATACAGGAAGCCTactcaaataattaacatccaatcacattaaccgttactcatccaatcacattaaccgttactcatccaatcacattaaccgttactcatccaatcacattaaccgttactcatccaatcacattaaccgttactcatccaatcacattaacagttactcatccaatcacattaacagttactcatccaatcacattaacagttactcatccaatcacattaaccgttactcatccaatcacattaacagttactcatccaatcacattaaccgttactcatccaatcacattaacagttactcatccaatcacattaacagttactcatccaatcacattaaccgttactcatccaatcacattaacagttactcatccaatcacattaagttactcatccaatcacattaacagttactcatccaatcacattaacagttactcatccaatcacattaaccgttactcatccaatcacattaacagttactcatccaatcacattaacagttactcatccaatcacattaacagttactcatccaatcacattaacagttactcatccaatcacattaacagttactcatccaatcacattaagttactcatccaatcacattaacagttactcatccaatcacattaacagttactcatccaatcacattaaccgttactcatccaatcacattaacagttactcatccaatcacattaacagttactcatccaatcacattaacagttactcatccaatcacattaacagttactcatccaatcacattaacagttactcatccaatcacattaacagttactcatccaatcacattaacagttactcatccaatcacattaacagttactcatccaatcacattaaccgttactcatccaatcacattaacagttactcatccaatcacattaacagttactcatccaatcacattaacagttactcatccaatcacattaacagttactcatccaatcacattaacagttactcatccaatcacattaacagttactcatccaatcacattaacagttactcatccaatcacattaacgttactcatccaatcacattaacagttactcatccaatcacattaacagttactcatccaatcacattaacagttactcatccaatcacattaacagttactcatccaatcacattaagttactcatccaatcacattaacagttactcatccaatcacattaacagttactcat encodes:
- the LOC121842437 gene encoding keratin-associated protein 5-5-like yields the protein DVRKWGLLVWGRTGVGRTGVGGCGAYRCGRTGVGRTGVGRTGVMPTGVGPTGVGRTGVGPYRCDAYRCGAYRCGVYRCGVYRCGVYRCGVYRCGAYRCGAYRCGAYRCGVYRCGAYRCGAYRCGVYRCGAYRCGVYRCGAHRCGVYRCGAYRCGAYRCGAYRCGAYRCGAYRCGAYWCGAYWCGVYRCGAYQLV